A stretch of the Gossypium hirsutum isolate 1008001.06 chromosome D07, Gossypium_hirsutum_v2.1, whole genome shotgun sequence genome encodes the following:
- the LOC107956554 gene encoding uncharacterized protein gives MERTLFHLFLVLLGFSHIISLNAVSVTRIESLVHGPQVHHVPENPHPVIAEKSSKEGRVFMELNDYPGSGANNRHTPRPQFGRCADC, from the exons ATGGAAAGAACTCTCTTTCACCTATTCCTTGTTTTGTTAGGGTTTTCTCATATTATAAGCTTGAATGCAGTCTCGGTTACAA GAATCGAAAGCTTGGTGCATGGACCTCAAGTTCATCATGTTCCAGAGAATCCTCACCCG GTAATTGCAGAGAAAAGTTCAAAGGAAGGAAGGGTTTTTATGGAGTTGAATGATTATCCAGGTTCAGGAGCTAATAATCGTCACACTCCAAGGCCACAATTTGGCAGATGTGCCGATTGTTGA
- the LOC107953505 gene encoding malate dehydrogenase, chloroplastic, whose product MATTSARTFSIGSTVSFGSRGNPLPQSKPFVARFTSPNSLASFSGLKAATYVNCESESSFFGKESSAALRGSFVPKAQKANQKSQYGLQPVASYKVTILGAAGGIGQPLALLIKMSPLVSALNLYDIANVKGVAADLSHCNTPSQVQDFTGASELGNCLKGVNVVVIPAGVPRKPGMTRDDLFNINANIVKTLVEAVADNCPDAFIHIISNPVNSTVPIAAEVLKQKGVYDPKKLFGVTTLDVVRANTFVAQKKNLKLIDVDVPVVGGHAGITILPLLSKTKPSVNFTNEEVEQLTVRIQNAGTEVVEAKAGAGSATLSMAYAAARFVESSLRALAGDGDVYECSFVQSDLTDLPFFASRIKLGRKGIETLIPSDLSGLSEYEEKALEALKPELKASIEKGIAFVQKQPVTA is encoded by the coding sequence ATGGCGACAACATCAGCAAGAACCTTCTCAATTGGGTCGACTGTCTCCTTTGGAAGCAGGGGGAATCCACTTCCACAATCTAAACCTTTTGTTGCGAGGTTCACCTCGCCAAATTCACTTGCAAGTTTTAGTGGCCTCAAGGCAGCAACATATGTGAACTGTGAATCAGAGTCCTCATTCTTCGGCAAGGAAAGCAGTGCCGCTCTTAGAGGCTCATTTGTACCAAAAGCACAGAAAGCAAACCAGAAGTCTCAGTATGGTCTACAGCCTGTGGCATCTTACAAAGTGACAATACTTGGAGCTGCTGGAGGGATAGGTCAGCCATTAGCCCTTCTAATCAAGATGTCTCCATTAGTTTCAGCCCTGAACCTCTATGATATAGCAAATGTCAAGGGAGTTGCTGCGGACCTCAGTCACTGTAATACTCCGTCTCAAGTTCAGGATTTCACTGGTGCTTCTGAATTAGGAAATTGTTTGAAAGGTGTAAATGTAGTGGTTATTCCTGCTGGAGTTCCAAGAAAGCCTGGTATGACTCGTGATGACCTCTTCAACATCAATGCCAACATCGTGAAGACCTTGGTTGAGGCGGTTGCTGATAATTGTCCCGATGCCTTCATCCATATTATTAGCAATCCAGTTAACTCCACAGTACCAATTGCTGCCGAAGTCCTGAAGCAGAAGGGTGTTTACGATCCAAAGAAGCTTTTCGGTGTTACAACATTGGATGTTGTGAGAGCTAACACATTTGTTGCTCAGAAGAAAAACCTTAAGCTCATTGATGTGGATGTTCCAGTTGTCGGGGGACATGCTGGTATCACCATTTTACCTCTTCTGTCAAAGACGAAACCCTCTGTTAACTTTACCAATGAAGAAGTGGAACAATTAACTGTTAGGATTCAAAATGCTGGGACTGAAGTTGTGGAGGCAAAGGCTGGTGCAGGGTCTGCCACCTTATCTATGGCTTATGCAGCAGCAAGATTTGTTGAATCATCTCTTCGTGCTCTGGCTGGAGATGGAGACGTCTATGAGTGCTCTTTCGTGCAGTCAGACCTAACCGATCTTCCATTTTTTGCATCTAGGATCAAGCTTGGAAGAAAAGGGATTGAAACTTTGATTCCATCTGACCTTTCCGGGTTATCCGAGTATGAAGAGAAGGCCTTGGAAGCTCTTAAGCCTGAATTAAAGGCCAGCATCGAAAAGGGAATTGCTTTCGTGCAAAAGCAACCGGTTACTGCTTAA
- the LOC107953504 gene encoding glycine-rich RNA-binding protein RZ1A: MPEDVEYRCFIGNLSWSTSDRGLKDAFEKFGNLIEAKVAVDKISGRSRGFGFISFDEKAAMEEAIEAMNGMDLDGRNITVDRAKPQQGSGRDYDGDRNRGRDRDHDRNRGYDGGRGSNGGECFKCGKPGHFARECPSDGARGGKYGGRGDRHGGGGGRYGPDRNGDRFGGRSRDAGSRGGSGSDRYNRDRSGPYDRRGTGGPRSG; encoded by the exons ATGCCAGAAGACGTTGAGTACCGTTGTTTTATAGGTAATCTTTCATGGTCAACCTCAGATAGGGGCCTAAAGGATGCATTTGAGAAGTTTGGAAATCTTATCGAGGCTAAG GTTGCTGTCGACAAGATTTCTGGACGTTCTCGTGGATTTGGATTTATCTCTTTTGATGAGAAAGCGGCCATGGAAGAAGCTATTGAAGCAATGAATGGAATGGACTTGGATGGGCGGAATATAACAGTTGATAGAGCTAAACCTCAACAAGGGTCTGGGAGAGATTATGATGGTGACCGTAACCGTGGACGTGATCGTGACCATGACCGTAACCGGGGCTATGATGGCGGGCGTGGATCTAATGGTGGGGAGTGTTTTAAGTGTGGAAAGCCTGGGCACTTTGCTAGGGAGTGTCCTAGTGATGGGGCTAGAGGTGGCAAGTATGGTGGTAGGGGTGATCGTCATGGTGGAGGTGGTGGCCGTTACGGTCCTGATCGGAATGGAGATCGATTTGGTGGGCGCAGCAGGGATGCAGGTAGTCGTGGGGGATCTGGAAGTGATAGATACAATCGTGATCGATCTGGACCCTATGACCGTCGTGGAACTGGGGGTCCTCGTTCTGGTTAA